The following are from one region of the Hyphomicrobiales bacterium genome:
- a CDS encoding FadR family transcriptional regulator: MVFQPIVQKRTAESVVERFRMLILDGVLRPGDRLPAERQLALDLDVSRPILRDALAQLEADGLIVARHGEGTFIADLIGDVFSAPIAKLLRASPQGMADYLEFRRLLESDMAAMAAERATQSDRDMLKALGEAMQHAHENGDAEREAQLDVELHTLVVESAHNLVFLHVLRACYRLLADDVFDNRKRLYGQPGERKTLLDQHLALIKAIIAGDAEAARRASQAHIDHVSLASQHLTAADAREETSKLRRTIRLANAG; the protein is encoded by the coding sequence ATGGTCTTCCAGCCGATCGTACAAAAACGTACCGCCGAATCCGTTGTCGAGCGGTTCCGCATGTTGATTTTGGATGGGGTTCTGCGACCTGGCGACCGTCTTCCTGCCGAGCGCCAACTGGCCCTGGACCTTGATGTTTCTCGTCCGATCCTGCGCGATGCGCTGGCGCAATTGGAAGCCGACGGCCTGATCGTTGCCCGCCACGGCGAAGGCACGTTTATCGCTGATCTCATCGGCGATGTGTTTTCTGCCCCCATCGCCAAGCTGCTTCGGGCCTCGCCGCAGGGCATGGCCGACTACCTTGAATTTCGACGCCTGCTTGAGTCCGACATGGCCGCGATGGCGGCCGAACGGGCGACGCAATCGGATCGCGACATGCTCAAGGCGCTGGGCGAAGCGATGCAACACGCCCACGAAAACGGCGATGCGGAGCGCGAGGCGCAGCTTGATGTCGAGCTGCACACGCTGGTCGTCGAATCCGCGCACAATCTCGTTTTCTTACACGTTCTGCGCGCCTGCTACCGGCTGCTGGCGGACGATGTTTTCGACAATCGCAAACGCCTCTATGGCCAGCCCGGAGAGCGCAAAACGCTGCTCGATCAACATTTGGCGCTGATCAAAGCGATCATCGCCGGCGATGCCGAAGCGGCGCGACGCGCTTCGCAGGCGCATATCGACCATGTCAGCCTAGCCAGCCAACATCTGACAGCGGCCGACGCGCGCGAAGAAACATCAAAACTACGGCGCACCATTCGTCTGGCCAATGCCGGCTAA
- a CDS encoding c-type cytochrome — protein MRRSLFALSLAATVGGATLLMNPTNASADGDAQAGASVFNRCSACHQVGPGARNAVGPHLNGVMGRALAGVPDYDYSDGLAARRGEFWNRDLVASYIADPARFIGERSTMPAQRLRPSQVDDLLAYLESQ, from the coding sequence ATGCGCCGCTCCCTTTTTGCGCTATCTTTGGCCGCCACAGTTGGTGGCGCCACCCTTCTTATGAACCCTACCAACGCTTCAGCCGATGGCGACGCCCAAGCAGGCGCGAGCGTTTTCAATCGCTGCTCGGCCTGCCATCAGGTGGGTCCAGGCGCGCGCAACGCTGTCGGACCACACCTTAACGGGGTCATGGGCCGGGCGCTGGCCGGCGTTCCAGACTATGACTACTCCGATGGCCTTGCCGCGCGACGCGGCGAGTTCTGGAACCGAGACCTTGTTGCTTCCTATATCGCCGATCCAGCACGCTTTATTGGCGAGCGCAGCACCATGCCAGCCCAACGCCTACGTCCCAGCCAAGTGGACGATTTGCTGGCTTACCTTGAGTCGCAGTAG